A stretch of the Oncorhynchus mykiss isolate Arlee chromosome 23, USDA_OmykA_1.1, whole genome shotgun sequence genome encodes the following:
- the LOC110502521 gene encoding alpha-actinin-2 isoform X1, with protein sequence MMTQIETTVHYDNGFGDEEDYMIQEDEWDRDMLLDPAWEKQQRKTFTAWCNSHLRKAETQIENIEDDFRNGLKLMLLLEIISGERLPKPDRGKMRFHKIANVNKALDFITSKGVKLVSIGAEEIVDGNIKMTLGMIWTIILRFAIQDISVEETSAKEGLLLWCQRKTAPYRNVNVQNFHISWKDGLAFCALIHRHRPDLIDYAKLNKDDPMGNLNLAFEIAEKHLDIPKMLDAEDIINTPKPDERAIMTYVSCFYHAFAGAEQAETAANRICKVLDVNQENEKLMEEYERLASELLEWIRRTTPWLENRAAEKTMVEMQRKLEDFRDYRRMHKPPKVQEKCQLEISFNTLQTKLRISNRPAFMPSEGKMVSDIASAWQGLEGAEKGYEEWILTEIRRLERLDHLAEKFCQKATTHETWASGKELILSQKDYETATLTEVRALLRKHEAFESDLAAHQDRVEQIAAIAQELNELDYHGVASVNKRCQSICDLWDQLGTLTQKRREALERTEKLLETIDQLFLEFAKRSAPFNNWMEGAMEDLQDMFIVHTIDEVQSLISAHEQFKATLPEADGERQAILGIHNEVQKISQSYGIKANLLNLYSTITTEELLAKWDKVKKLVPQREGSLQEELARQHTNERLRRLFATQANLIGPWIQTRMEEIGHCSLEVGGTLEDQMTQLKQFEHIIVTYKPNIDKLEGDHQHIQESLVFDNKHTNYTMEHIRVGWELLLTTIARTINEIETQILTRDAKGISQEQMHEFRSSFNHFDRKKHGAMDTDDFRACLISMGYDLGEVEFARIMMLVDPSATGMVSFQSFIDFMTRETADTDTAEQVVASFRILAADKPYILVEELRRELPPDQAEYCILRMPRYSGPGGSAGALDYTAFSTALYGESDL encoded by the exons ATGATGACCCAAATAGAGACAACGGTGCATTATGATAACGGATTCGGAGATGAGGAGGACTACATGATACAGGAGGATGAGTGGGACAGGGACATGTTGCTGGACCCTGCCTGGGAAAAACAGCAAAGAAAG ACCTTCACAGCTTGGTGTAATTCCCACCTGCGGAAAGCAGAAACACAGATTGAGAACATTGAGGACGACTTCAGGAATGGCCTCAAACTCATGCTTCTCTTGGAAATAATTTCAG GTGAGAGGTTACCTAAGCCCGACAGAGGGAAGATGCGTTTTCACAAGATTGCCAATGTCAACAAAGCCCTAGACTTCATCACCAGCAAGGGAGTGAAACTCGTCTCTATTGGAGCTGAAG AAATTGTGGATGGTAACATTAAGATGACTCTGGGAATGATATGGACCATCATCCTCCGCtttgccatccaggacatctctGTAGAAG aaACCTCTGCAAAGGAAGGCCTTCTCTTGTGGTGTCAGAGAAAGACTGCCCCCTACAGAAATGTCAATGTCCAGAACTTCCACATTAG CTGGAAGGACGGACTGGCCTTCTGCGCCCTGATTCACAGACACAGACCTGACCTTATCGACTATGCTAAGCTCAACAAG GATGATCCTATGGGGAACCTGAACCTGGCCTTTGAAATAGCAGAGAAGCACCTGGATATTCCTAAGATGCTGGACGCAGAAG ACATCATCAACACTCCTAAGCCTGATGAGAGAGCTATCATGACCTATGTTTCCTGCTTCTATCATGCTTTTGCTGGAGCTGAGCAG GCTGAGACAGCAGCCAACAGGATCTGTAAAGTGCTGGATGTGAACCAGGAGAATGAGAAACTTATGGAGGAATACGAGAGGCTGGCCAGCGAG CTACTGGAGTGGATCCGCCGGACCACCCCATGGCTAGAGAATAGGGCAGCAGAGAAGACCATGGTTGAGATGCAGAGGAAGCTGGAGGATTTCAGGGACTACCGCCGCATGCACAAGCCCCCCAAGGTGCAGGAGAAGTGTCAGCTGGAGATCAGCTTCAATACCTTGCAGACCAAGCTGCGCATAAGCAACCGGCCTGCTTTTATGCCTTCTGAAGGAAAGATGGTATCT GACATAGCCAGTGCATGGCAGGGGCTGGAGGGGGCTGAGAAAGGTTATGAGGAGTGGATTCTGACTGAGATCCGCAGGCTGGAGAGACTGGACCACTTGGCTGAAAAGTTTTGCCAGAAAGCCACCACCCATGAGACCTGGGCTAGTG GTAAAGAGCTAATTCTATCTCAGAAGGACTATGAGACTGCCACCCTGACGGAGGTGCGGGCATTGCTAAGGAAACATGAGGCATTTGAGAGTGACCTGGCTGCTCACCAGGACAGGGTGGAGCAGATCGCTGCCATCGCACAGGAGCTCAA TGAGCTGGACTATCATGGTGTGGCTTCTGTCAACAAGAGGTGTCAGAGCATCTGTGATCTGTGGGATCAACTTGGTACATTGAcccagaagaggagagaggctttGGAG AGGACAGAGAAGCTGCTGGAAACCATTGATCAGTTGTTCCTGGAGTTTGCCAAGAGATCAGCACCTTTCAACAACTGGATGGAAGGGGCTATGGAGGATCTGCAGGATATGTTTATTGTACACACGATCGATGAGGTCCAG AGCCTGATATCTGCCCATGAGCAGTTCAAGGCCACCCTCCCAGaggcagacggagagagacaggccATCCTGGGGATCCACAACGAGGTGCAGAAGATCTCCCAGAGCTACGGCATCAAGGCCAACCTCCTCAACCTCTACAGTACCATCACCACAGAGGAGCTCCTCGCCAAGTGGGACAAG GTGAAGAAGCTTGTTCCCCAGAGAGAAGGCTCCCTCCAGGAGGAGCTAGCCCGACAGCATACTAATGAAAGGTTGAGACGGCTGTTTGCTACCCAGGCTAACCTCATAGGACCCTGGATACAGACAAGGATGGAG GAGATTGGGCACTGCTCCCTGGAGGTGGGCGGTACATTGGAGGACCAGATGACCCAGCTGAAGCAGTTTGAGCACATCATCGTTACCTACAAGCCCAACATCGACAAGCTGGAGGGAGACCACCAGCACATCCAGGAGTCCCTGGTGTTTGACAACAAGCATACCAACTACACCATGGAG CACATCCGTGTGGGCTGGGAGCTCCTCCTCACCACCATCGCCCGCACCATCAACGAGATCGAGACCCAGATCCTGACCCGCGACGCCAAGGGCATCAGCCAGGAACAGATGCACGAGTTCCGCTCCTCCTTCAACCATTTTGACCGG AAGAAACACGGGGCGATGGACACTGATGACTTTAGGGCCTGTCTGATCTCCATGGGTTATGATTTG ggtgAAGTGGAATTTGCCCGTATCATGATGCTGGTTGACCCCAGTGCCACTGGCATGGTCTCTTTTCAATCATTTATCGATTTTATGACCAGAGAAACCGCTGACACGGACACCGCCGAGCAGGTTGTGGCATCCTTCAGGATCCTGGCAGCcgataag CCCTACATCCTGGTTGAGGAGCTGAGGAGAGAGCTCCCCCCTGACCAGGCAGAGTATTGCATCTTGAGGATGCCCCGCTACAGTGGCCCAGGGGGATCCGCAGGGGCACTAGACTACACCGCCTTCTCCACTGCCCTCTATGGAGAGAGTGACCTCTAA
- the LOC110502521 gene encoding alpha-actinin-2 isoform X2, whose protein sequence is MMTQIETTVHYDNGFGDEEDYMIQEDEWDRDMLLDPAWEKQQRKTFTAWCNSHLRKAETQIENIEDDFRNGLKLMLLLEIISGERLPKPDRGKMRFHKIANVNKALDFITSKGVKLVSIGAEEIVDGNIKMTLGMIWTIILRFAIQDISVEETSAKEGLLLWCQRKTAPYRNVNVQNFHISWKDGLAFCALIHRHRPDLIDYAKLNKDDPMGNLNLAFEIAEKHLDIPKMLDAEDIINTPKPDERAIMTYVSCFYHAFAGAEQAETAANRICKVLDVNQENEKLMEEYERLASELLEWIRRTTPWLENRAAEKTMVEMQRKLEDFRDYRRMHKPPKVQEKCQLEISFNTLQTKLRISNRPAFMPSEGKMVSDIASAWQGLEGAEKGYEEWILTEIRRLERLDHLAEKFCQKATTHETWASGKELILSQKDYETATLTEVRALLRKHEAFESDLAAHQDRVEQIAAIAQELNELDYHGVASVNKRCQSICDLWDQLGTLTQKRREALERTEKLLETIDQLFLEFAKRSAPFNNWMEGAMEDLQDMFIVHTIDEVQSLISAHEQFKATLPEADGERQAILGIHNEVQKISQSYGIKANLLNLYSTITTEELLAKWDKVKKLVPQREGSLQEELARQHTNERLRRLFATQANLIGPWIQTRMEEIGHCSLEVGGTLEDQMTQLKQFEHIIVTYKPNIDKLEGDHQHIQESLVFDNKHTNYTMEHIRVGWELLLTTIARTINEIETQILTRDAKGISQEQMHEFRSSFNHFDRENWEEIKTCLISLGHVGNEHQKKHGAMDTDDFRACLISMGYDLGEVEFARIMMLVDPSATGMVSFQSFIDFMTRETADTDTAEQVVASFRILAADKPYILVEELRRELPPDQAEYCILRMPRYSGPGGSAGALDYTAFSTALYGESDL, encoded by the exons ATGATGACCCAAATAGAGACAACGGTGCATTATGATAACGGATTCGGAGATGAGGAGGACTACATGATACAGGAGGATGAGTGGGACAGGGACATGTTGCTGGACCCTGCCTGGGAAAAACAGCAAAGAAAG ACCTTCACAGCTTGGTGTAATTCCCACCTGCGGAAAGCAGAAACACAGATTGAGAACATTGAGGACGACTTCAGGAATGGCCTCAAACTCATGCTTCTCTTGGAAATAATTTCAG GTGAGAGGTTACCTAAGCCCGACAGAGGGAAGATGCGTTTTCACAAGATTGCCAATGTCAACAAAGCCCTAGACTTCATCACCAGCAAGGGAGTGAAACTCGTCTCTATTGGAGCTGAAG AAATTGTGGATGGTAACATTAAGATGACTCTGGGAATGATATGGACCATCATCCTCCGCtttgccatccaggacatctctGTAGAAG aaACCTCTGCAAAGGAAGGCCTTCTCTTGTGGTGTCAGAGAAAGACTGCCCCCTACAGAAATGTCAATGTCCAGAACTTCCACATTAG CTGGAAGGACGGACTGGCCTTCTGCGCCCTGATTCACAGACACAGACCTGACCTTATCGACTATGCTAAGCTCAACAAG GATGATCCTATGGGGAACCTGAACCTGGCCTTTGAAATAGCAGAGAAGCACCTGGATATTCCTAAGATGCTGGACGCAGAAG ACATCATCAACACTCCTAAGCCTGATGAGAGAGCTATCATGACCTATGTTTCCTGCTTCTATCATGCTTTTGCTGGAGCTGAGCAG GCTGAGACAGCAGCCAACAGGATCTGTAAAGTGCTGGATGTGAACCAGGAGAATGAGAAACTTATGGAGGAATACGAGAGGCTGGCCAGCGAG CTACTGGAGTGGATCCGCCGGACCACCCCATGGCTAGAGAATAGGGCAGCAGAGAAGACCATGGTTGAGATGCAGAGGAAGCTGGAGGATTTCAGGGACTACCGCCGCATGCACAAGCCCCCCAAGGTGCAGGAGAAGTGTCAGCTGGAGATCAGCTTCAATACCTTGCAGACCAAGCTGCGCATAAGCAACCGGCCTGCTTTTATGCCTTCTGAAGGAAAGATGGTATCT GACATAGCCAGTGCATGGCAGGGGCTGGAGGGGGCTGAGAAAGGTTATGAGGAGTGGATTCTGACTGAGATCCGCAGGCTGGAGAGACTGGACCACTTGGCTGAAAAGTTTTGCCAGAAAGCCACCACCCATGAGACCTGGGCTAGTG GTAAAGAGCTAATTCTATCTCAGAAGGACTATGAGACTGCCACCCTGACGGAGGTGCGGGCATTGCTAAGGAAACATGAGGCATTTGAGAGTGACCTGGCTGCTCACCAGGACAGGGTGGAGCAGATCGCTGCCATCGCACAGGAGCTCAA TGAGCTGGACTATCATGGTGTGGCTTCTGTCAACAAGAGGTGTCAGAGCATCTGTGATCTGTGGGATCAACTTGGTACATTGAcccagaagaggagagaggctttGGAG AGGACAGAGAAGCTGCTGGAAACCATTGATCAGTTGTTCCTGGAGTTTGCCAAGAGATCAGCACCTTTCAACAACTGGATGGAAGGGGCTATGGAGGATCTGCAGGATATGTTTATTGTACACACGATCGATGAGGTCCAG AGCCTGATATCTGCCCATGAGCAGTTCAAGGCCACCCTCCCAGaggcagacggagagagacaggccATCCTGGGGATCCACAACGAGGTGCAGAAGATCTCCCAGAGCTACGGCATCAAGGCCAACCTCCTCAACCTCTACAGTACCATCACCACAGAGGAGCTCCTCGCCAAGTGGGACAAG GTGAAGAAGCTTGTTCCCCAGAGAGAAGGCTCCCTCCAGGAGGAGCTAGCCCGACAGCATACTAATGAAAGGTTGAGACGGCTGTTTGCTACCCAGGCTAACCTCATAGGACCCTGGATACAGACAAGGATGGAG GAGATTGGGCACTGCTCCCTGGAGGTGGGCGGTACATTGGAGGACCAGATGACCCAGCTGAAGCAGTTTGAGCACATCATCGTTACCTACAAGCCCAACATCGACAAGCTGGAGGGAGACCACCAGCACATCCAGGAGTCCCTGGTGTTTGACAACAAGCATACCAACTACACCATGGAG CACATCCGTGTGGGCTGGGAGCTCCTCCTCACCACCATCGCCCGCACCATCAACGAGATCGAGACCCAGATCCTGACCCGCGACGCCAAGGGCATCAGCCAGGAACAGATGCACGAGTTCCGCTCCTCCTTCAACCATTTTGACCGG GAAAACTGGGAGGAGATCAAGACCTGTCTGATCAGCCTTGGTCATGTGGGCAATGAACATCAG AAGAAACACGGGGCGATGGACACTGATGACTTTAGGGCCTGTCTGATCTCCATGGGTTATGATTTG ggtgAAGTGGAATTTGCCCGTATCATGATGCTGGTTGACCCCAGTGCCACTGGCATGGTCTCTTTTCAATCATTTATCGATTTTATGACCAGAGAAACCGCTGACACGGACACCGCCGAGCAGGTTGTGGCATCCTTCAGGATCCTGGCAGCcgataag CCCTACATCCTGGTTGAGGAGCTGAGGAGAGAGCTCCCCCCTGACCAGGCAGAGTATTGCATCTTGAGGATGCCCCGCTACAGTGGCCCAGGGGGATCCGCAGGGGCACTAGACTACACCGCCTTCTCCACTGCCCTCTATGGAGAGAGTGACCTCTAA